GCTTTTAGTTGCAAACAGAGGGGAAATAGCGATTCGGGTTTTTCGGGCATGTACAGAGTTGAATATTAGGACAGTAGCGATTTATTCGAAAGAAGATACAGGATCATATCATCGCTATAAAGCTGATGAAGCTTATTTAGTAGGAGAAGGAAAGAAACCAATTGATGCCTATCTTGATATCGAAGGAATCATTGAGATCGCAAAAAATAATCAGGTTGATGCAATACATCCAGGTTATGGTTTTTTATCTGAGAATATTCATTTTGCTAGAAGATGCGAGGAAGAAGGAATCATTTTTGTCGGTCCTAAATCTGAGCATTTAGATATGTTTGGAGATAAGGTAAAGGCAAGAAAACAAGCAGAACTAGCTAATATACCTGTTATTCCGGGGAGTGATGGTCCTGTAGCAAACCTTGATGAAGTGATTGAATTTGGAGATACATACGATTATCCTTTTATGATTAAGGCCTCACTAGGAGGCGGTGGAAGAGGTATGAGAATTGTAAGAAGTAAAGAAAGCTTACAAGAATCATATGAACGAGCAAAATCTGAAGCGAAAGCAGCTTTTGGGAACGATGAGGTTTATGTAGAAAAATTTATTGAGAATCCTAAACATATTGAAGTTCAAATATTTGGAGATCATGACGGGAAAACTGTTCACCTTTATGAAAGAGATTGTTCTGTCCAGAGACGTCATCAAAAGGTTGTTGAGGTAGCACCTAGTGTTTCTTTATCGGAGGACCTTCGTATTAGGATTTGCGATGATGCTGTAAAGCTTATGGATAATGTGAAATATTTAAATGCAGGAACAGTTGAATTTTTAGTTTCAGGAGATCACTATTATTTCATTGAAGTAAATCCACGTGTACAGGTTGAACATACGATAACTGAAATGATAACAGGAATTGATATTGTCCAAACTCAAATTCTAATAGCTCAGGGTCATAATCTGGCAAGTAAAGAGATTGGCATTCTATCTCAAGATCAAATTAAAGTAAATGGTTATGCAATTCAATCAAGGGTAACGACAGAAGATCCTTTAAATAACTTTATGCCTGATACCGGTAAAATTATGGCATACCGATCTGGTGGCGGCTTTGGTGTTCGTTTAGATGCAGGTAATGGGTTTCAAGGGGCTGTTATTACTCCTCACTATGATTCATTACTAGTAAAGCTTTCGACTTGGGCTTTAACATTTGAACAAGCTGCATCTAAAATGGTCAGAAATTTAAGGGAATTTAGAATAAGAGGAATTAAAACAAATATCCCTTTCTTAGAAAATGTAGTAAAGCATGAGGACTTCTTAAGTGGAAAATATAATACATCCTTTATCGACTCATCACCGGAGTTATTTGTTTTTCCAAAAAGGAAAGACAGGGGAACAAAAATGCTTTCATACATTGGAACTCTTACTGTAAATGGATTCCCTGGAATAGATAAACAAAAGAAGCCTGTGTTTGAGAAACCTGTTGTTCCAAAAGTCAAGTACTCTGAACAAAAATTAAATGGAACGAAACAAATTTTAGACAAACAAGGAGCTTCAGGGCTTATTAAGTGGATAAAGGATCAAAATCAAGTGCTGTTAACAGATACAACATTTAGAGATGGACACCAATCCTTACTTGCAACACGAGTGCGAACAAATGACTTAAAGAATATAGCTGAACCAACTTCGCAATTGTTACCTCATTTATTTTCTTTGGAAATGTGGGGCGGGGCAACTTTTGATGTTTCTTACCGTTTTTTAAAAGAAGATCCTTGGGATCGTTTATTAACAATTCGTGATAAAGTGCCAAACGTATTGTTACAGATGCTACTGCGAGCATCAAATGCAGTTGGGTATAAAAATTATCCTGATAATGTCATAAAGGAATTTGTTGAAAAATCAGCATATGCAGGTATTGATGTTTTTAGAATTTTTGACAGTTTGAACTGGGTTAAAGGAATGACATTGGCAATTGATGAGGTAGGTAAATCTGGGAAAATTGCAGAAGCTGCTATTTGCTATACAGGAGATATATTGGATTCAAGCAGACCTAAATATAATCTGGAATATTATAAAAATATGGCAAAAGAGCTTGAGCGAGCTGGTGCGCATATTCTAGCGATTAAGGATATGGCAGGTTTACTTAAACCTAAAGCAGCCTATGAACTCATATCTACCCTTAAAGATGCAGTTGATCTCCCAATCCACCTTCATACCCATGATACAAGTGGTAATGGAATTTTTACCTATTCAAAAGCAATTGAGGCTGGGGTAGATATAGTTGATGTAGCGGTAAGTTCAATGGCAGGGCTTACCTCACAACCAAGTGCGAATTCCCTTTATTATGCTTTAGAAGGATATGAGCGACAACCAAATATAGATATACAGTCATTAGAACAGCTTTCACAATATTGGGAGAATGTTAGGAAATATTATGTTAACTTTGAGAGTGGTATGAACGCACCACATTCAGAAATTTATATGCACGAAATGCCAGGAGGTCAATATAGTAATCTTCAGCAACAAGCAAAGGCTGTTGGACTAGGTGATGAATGGGATAAAGTAAAAGAGATGTACCGCAGAGTAAATGATCTATTCGGTGACATAGTCAAAGTTACCCCTTCGTCTAAGGTTGTTGGCGACATGGCACTATTCATGGTTCAAAATAAACTAAATGAAGATGATATTTTTGAAAAGGGCGAAACTCTGGATTTTCCTGATTCAGTTATTGAATTGTTTGAGGGGTATTTAGGGCAACCGCATGGAGGGTTTCCTAAAGAATTACAACGAATCATTTTAAAAGGTCGCACTCCTATAACCGAGCGACCTGGTGAAAAACTTGAACCAGTAAATTTTCAAGCTATGAAAGAAGAGCTATTTCATAGTTTGGGAAGACCTGTAACTAATTTTGAACTAATTTCTAATGCTCTTTACCCTAAAGTCTTTTCTGAATATATTAAAACATGTGATATGTATGGTGATATTTCTGTCCTTGATACCCCAACTTTTTTATATGGAATGAGGTTGGGTGAGGAGATAGAGGTTGAGATTGAACAAGGTAAAACATTAATAGTGAAACTTGTTTCAATTGGTGAACCTCAAGCTGATGGACATAGAGTTGTTTATTTTGAATTAAATGGTCAGCCCCGTGAAGTGTTGATTAAAGACGAAAACATACAATCTACGGTAGTGTCAAAGCTTAAAGCTGATAAAAGCAATGGAGAACATATTGGTGCGACTATGCCGGGAACAGTTATTAAGGTGTTAGTTGTAAAAGGTGAAAAAGTGAACAAAGGTGATCATTTAATTATTACAGAAGCTATGAAAATGGAAACTACAGTTCAAGCTCCCTTTACAGGAGTTGTTAAAAGTATTCATGTTACTAATGGTGAGGGAATTCAATCTGGTGATTTGTTAATAGAAATTTCTAAAGGGTAATCTACCAATACTTTAGAGAAAATAAAAAAGAGGCGAAGGCCTCTTTTTTTATTTGGAAAATGAATGTTCAGTTGTTGAACTAACCTCAGTATTTAAATTACTACGACTAACTAATAAAAGGAAATAGCTGAATAGTCCAAACAAACATGAAATTATAAGTGCATGAGCTAACGATACAAAAAGATTTAACCCTGATAAAACAACAAATGCTCCGGATGTTACCTGCATACATACTAAAATAAAGGCAATCATCCAACCTTTATAAATAATTTTTTGATGTTTGTGATACTTAAATGCACGCCATGCGGTATATGTTATCCAAATAAAAATAATGCCCGCAGCCATTCGATGTCCCATTTGAATCCATTCATGCAGTGTAGTCGGCAGTCCACCTGCTCGTCCGCTGCACATCGGCCATTCTGGACAGGCTAGACTTGCACCTTTATGTCTAACATATGCGCCAGTGTAAACGACAACATATGAATAGACGATAATGCCAACCATATGAAATTTCATAGTCTTATCAATTATTAATGTCTTTGAGTCAAATTTCTTATCAACTTCAAATATTAATAGTGTTAATAACAATACAGATGCAAAGGAAATAAGCGATATACCGAAATGAAGAGCAAGAACGGCATCTGATTGGCCCCACATAACAGCAGCAGCTCCAATTAAGGCCTGCAATACTAGAAAAAACATTGATAGTATAGCTAAAAACTTTGTTTCTCTTACATGACCTATTTGTTTCCAGGACCATATTGAGAGAATTAACACAGCTATACCAGCAAGTCCACTAACCAAACGATGACTAAGTTCTATAACGAGTTCAAAAGTGATTTCACTCGGTACAAGCTCGCCGTGACATAGCGGCCAAGAATCTCCACATCCTGCACCTGACTCAGTTTTCGTAACAAGAGCTCCGCCAATTAAAACACACAACATAATCACTGTTGTCAAAACGGCGAACCATTTAAGAGCACGTTGCAACATGTTCACCTACTTAAGTATAGTCAATTGAGATAAATATTAGAAAAAAATACTCCACCGTATCGTACACAATGTATAAGAAAAAGACAATAAATAACGTAAAATGTTCACAAAGTTCTTAAGTTTTATGAAAAGGGTGTCAAATATAGTCGTCACAATTTATTGCTCCGTTAAAGGGGTTGAATATGTATTAGGAGTTTACTAGAAAAATAGAAGGTACCATTATTTTTATTACAATAACTATTTTTTCCTAAGAATTGAAATGGAAATTATGATAAAATAGGAAGGCTTGGTATAGTAGTATAGTTCAAGGGAGATGTATCGCTTCACAATTTCGACAAAAATACTTCATAAATTATTCACAATTTAAGAAAGAATTATGTTTTAATATCAAGTAGACCGTTTTTAAATGTTTATTTTTTTAGTATGATAAGATATAGAAAATTAGCAGGTTGCAACCGCCTTCATCTTACTTCTCTTAACTATGTTATCATATGTAATAGAAGAGACTGTTTATTTCAAAAGCAAGTATTTTAAAGACAGGTGAAGGAAATTGAAATAGCCTAAATATTTTAGGTTATATTGGGTAAGGAGGTAATGAATTGGCAGATACAAAAGTTTTGGATGAGGCTGCAATTAAGCATCATTCAAATGATATACGTGAGACGACACTCTGGAAGGATTTCCTTTCATTAATTAAAGTAGGGATTGTTAACTCAAATGCAATAACTACCTTTACTGGTATTTGGCTTGCTCTTTACTTTAGTGGTAAAGGATTCCTAGCTAATATTGATGTCGTACTATTTACATTGCTTGGTTCTTCATTAGTAATCGCTGGATCCTGTGCAATTAATAATTATTATGACAGGGATATTGATCATTTAATGGAAAGAACAAAGGAACGTCCAACAGTTACTGGAAAAATGAACCCAATGCATGCATTGTGGATTGGAATCTTTCTGTTAACTATAGGATTTGCATTAATGCTTATGACAACGATCACTGCGACAATTATTTCGTTGGTAGGGGTTGTTACTTATATCTTTTTGTATACAATGTGGTCTAAGCGTTTATATACCATTAATACTGTTATTGGAAGTGTTTCAGGTGCTGTTCCACCTTTAATTGGATGGGCGGCAATTGACTCTAACTTAAGTGTTATGGCATGGGTACTATTTTTAATTATGTTCATTTGGCAACCACCACATTTTTTAGCCTTAGCAATGAGAAGAACCGAAGAGTATCGAGCTGCTAATATTCCAATGCTTCCTGTTGTTCATGGGTTTGATGTTACTAAACGTCAAATTATGGTATGGGTTGCA
This genomic stretch from Metabacillus sp. B2-18 harbors:
- the pyc gene encoding pyruvate carboxylase; translation: MGKVNKLLVANRGEIAIRVFRACTELNIRTVAIYSKEDTGSYHRYKADEAYLVGEGKKPIDAYLDIEGIIEIAKNNQVDAIHPGYGFLSENIHFARRCEEEGIIFVGPKSEHLDMFGDKVKARKQAELANIPVIPGSDGPVANLDEVIEFGDTYDYPFMIKASLGGGGRGMRIVRSKESLQESYERAKSEAKAAFGNDEVYVEKFIENPKHIEVQIFGDHDGKTVHLYERDCSVQRRHQKVVEVAPSVSLSEDLRIRICDDAVKLMDNVKYLNAGTVEFLVSGDHYYFIEVNPRVQVEHTITEMITGIDIVQTQILIAQGHNLASKEIGILSQDQIKVNGYAIQSRVTTEDPLNNFMPDTGKIMAYRSGGGFGVRLDAGNGFQGAVITPHYDSLLVKLSTWALTFEQAASKMVRNLREFRIRGIKTNIPFLENVVKHEDFLSGKYNTSFIDSSPELFVFPKRKDRGTKMLSYIGTLTVNGFPGIDKQKKPVFEKPVVPKVKYSEQKLNGTKQILDKQGASGLIKWIKDQNQVLLTDTTFRDGHQSLLATRVRTNDLKNIAEPTSQLLPHLFSLEMWGGATFDVSYRFLKEDPWDRLLTIRDKVPNVLLQMLLRASNAVGYKNYPDNVIKEFVEKSAYAGIDVFRIFDSLNWVKGMTLAIDEVGKSGKIAEAAICYTGDILDSSRPKYNLEYYKNMAKELERAGAHILAIKDMAGLLKPKAAYELISTLKDAVDLPIHLHTHDTSGNGIFTYSKAIEAGVDIVDVAVSSMAGLTSQPSANSLYYALEGYERQPNIDIQSLEQLSQYWENVRKYYVNFESGMNAPHSEIYMHEMPGGQYSNLQQQAKAVGLGDEWDKVKEMYRRVNDLFGDIVKVTPSSKVVGDMALFMVQNKLNEDDIFEKGETLDFPDSVIELFEGYLGQPHGGFPKELQRIILKGRTPITERPGEKLEPVNFQAMKEELFHSLGRPVTNFELISNALYPKVFSEYIKTCDMYGDISVLDTPTFLYGMRLGEEIEVEIEQGKTLIVKLVSIGEPQADGHRVVYFELNGQPREVLIKDENIQSTVVSKLKADKSNGEHIGATMPGTVIKVLVVKGEKVNKGDHLIITEAMKMETTVQAPFTGVVKSIHVTNGEGIQSGDLLIEISKG
- a CDS encoding COX15/CtaA family protein, whose translation is MQRALKWFAVLTTVIMLCVLIGGALVTKTESGAGCGDSWPLCHGELVPSEITFELVIELSHRLVSGLAGIAVLILSIWSWKQIGHVRETKFLAILSMFFLVLQALIGAAAVMWGQSDAVLALHFGISLISFASVLLLTLLIFEVDKKFDSKTLIIDKTMKFHMVGIIVYSYVVVYTGAYVRHKGASLACPEWPMCSGRAGGLPTTLHEWIQMGHRMAAGIIFIWITYTAWRAFKYHKHQKIIYKGWMIAFILVCMQVTSGAFVVLSGLNLFVSLAHALIISCLFGLFSYFLLLVSRSNLNTEVSSTTEHSFSK
- the cyoE gene encoding heme o synthase, whose translation is MADTKVLDEAAIKHHSNDIRETTLWKDFLSLIKVGIVNSNAITTFTGIWLALYFSGKGFLANIDVVLFTLLGSSLVIAGSCAINNYYDRDIDHLMERTKERPTVTGKMNPMHALWIGIFLLTIGFALMLMTTITATIISLVGVVTYIFLYTMWSKRLYTINTVIGSVSGAVPPLIGWAAIDSNLSVMAWVLFLIMFIWQPPHFLALAMRRTEEYRAANIPMLPVVHGFDVTKRQIMVWVACLIPLPFYLYELGVGFLILATILNIGWVIIGIKGFKNKEIEMKWATKMFVYSINYLTILFVSMVLFTII